Sequence from the Dehalococcoidia bacterium genome:
GTACCTCGATAGAGTGCTCGTTGAAATGTGCGCGCCTGTCCGGGCGCACGAACGGCGCGAGCGCCTCCAGGCGGTCCGACGCGCGCCTGTCAACGCGCGTTACGCCGAGCGGCGTCTCCCACGCGTCATCTGGCGACGTAGCGGCGGACTTTCCCGCGCCCCGGTGGTCCGGCCCCAGCACCACCACCAGGTCTGGACGCGGCGCCCTGCTCAGACGGGCGTAGGCGTGCGCGGCGACAGGGCCGGAATAGACATACCCCGCGTGCGGGCATACCAGGCCGAGAAGACGGCGATCGTTTGCGCCGAGCGCTCGGTGCACGGCGGTGCTGGCCGCGTCTCTTGGCCCGAAGCGGTGGCCGCGACACCAGCCGAGAAGCGAGCGCAAGGCGTCCGGCGTCGCCGGATAGAATGCGCCCGCCACTGCGGGCTTCCTCACGTGCACAACGGCTCCCATACGCACGCCAGTCAACCGCCGCAGCCCCGCAAGGCGGGGCCGCCGCGCTAAAGGTGGGCCGCATGGCCCAAAGCTACAGTCGCGCGTTAATCTGAGTTGCCCACCGCTTCATGAAGCCCATCTTGTCAACCGAGTGATTGCTGATCCAGAGCTGGTCCGCGCCCGCGTCCACGCAGCGCTTGATCTTCTCCAGCACGTCGTCGGGCGTGCCGGCAAGGGAGAAACGCTCGGCAAGGTAGTCGGTGAGGCCAAGGGACTCCACCAGTTGCGCGTTGGGCTGCGCTCCGCTCCGGACCACGTGCTGAGACGGCGCATAGGCCACGTCCAGCTTACGCATCGCCCCCAGGTAGCGCTCCGGAATGTTCTTGCCCTGGGAGCCGAAGCGCATGATCATGCGCGCGCCGCCCGCCAGGGACGAAAGGACCTCCCGCACAGCCGCCCTGCGGTCGGTGTCCACGTTGGCGGCGATGACCATCCACCAGATGTCTATGTCCTCGATGCGCCGTCCGGCGGACTCCGCGCCCTCGCGGATGCGCTGGCGGGCGTCGGCGATGACCTCCGGCGTAAGGCCGCTGCCCACGATGATGCCATCGGCTATCTCGCCGGCCATCCGCAGGTTTTTGGGGCCGGACGCGGCGACATAGATAGGCACGCGCCGGTGCGCCCACGAGAGCTTGCACGGCTTGCCCTGGTACATGGCCTCGCCCTTGATGAGCAGGTCGCGTACGGTCAGCGAGTACTCCCGTATCTGCGCGATGGTGGCCGCGGGAAGGCCCGCGTTGAACACGGAGCTTTCGCCGCCGCCAATGCCCATGAAGGCCCTGCCTCCGGACAGCTCGTCAATGGCCGCGATGCAGCTCGCGGTGACGGTGGGATGGCGCGTCAGGGGGTTGGTCACGCGCGGGCCGATACGGATGTGCTTCGTGTGCAGCGCGGCGATTGTCATGGCGGGGTACACGTCGCGGCGCAGGCACTGGGAGTCCGCGATGCCCAGGGCGACGAAGCCCGATGGCTCCACCTCACTGGCCCACCGGGCGTACTCGGTCAGGGGGCCATCCGGCGGGATGTGAACGCCGAGCTTGACCTTCATGTGCGCCACCTCTTCTCTGCTTCCGGTGGGTTCCGACCATGGTTATTGCGGCAGGCCAGGGCATTGTGTTATATGCCCATTGCCCGCGCGGAAGCCGCTACACCTCCCGGTCCGCGAGGGACGGCGCTATAGTACCCCTGCGTGGCGAAGATGGCAACTGTGCAAAGCTCTGGCTGCGCTGACGCAAAGCGAGAGGCCCCGTCGTGACAGGAGCGGGGCCTTTCGGGGCTGTCCAAAAACACTGAGGCGTGGAGCGGCGGGCAGCCGTCTCGTTGTCCGCCAGTACACGGGCCGTCATGCCGCCGAGATCGATAGGAGGTGTTGACAGAATTCGTACTGTGTAGTAATATAACATGCGAAAATCAGAATAGCCAGGGATACTCGCGGGAAACGGGACGCAGTCTCAGTCGCGTCTCGGGACGGCTGACTGGCCTGTCCACGCAAGTATCCGTGAGTAGCCAACGGAGGTGAACGAATGCCCCGCACCCGCGCGCGCCGCCGCACCCGCGCCCACGCTCTCGACGAACTCGACTACAAAATCCTTCTGAGACTCCAGGCTAACGGTCGCGAGTCCAATGCGGAGATCGCTCGTGTCCTGGATGTCAGCGAAGGGACGATCCGCCGGCGGATCAAGCGTCTGATTGACGATGATGTCATCCGCGTGACGGCTGTCCCCAACCCGTGGAAGATCGGCTTCGAGGCAGTGGCCCTCATCGGTCTGCAGGTTGAGCTGGACAAGATGGACCAGGTAGCCAACAAGCTGGCTGAAATGAGTGAAGTCCACTTCGTTTCCTTGACCACCGGGACTTACGACATCTTCATCTGGGTGATGGTCCCGACGGCCGAGGATTTGGGCAGCTTCATCAAGACAAAACTGGCCGGCATCACTGGCATCACGCGCAGTGAGACCTTCATCAACCTGGAAATCCGGAAGCGCACCTTCGGCTGGCTGAGCTAGCGATAACTTGGCTTAAGCCCCTGCTAAGGACGCCGCCCGCGAATCTCGCGGGCGGCGTCCTTTTGTCGCCAGCGCTTGTGATAACGGACGAAGCAGCCTAGATGACGCCCGACTCCCGCAGGCGGCCTCGCTCTGTTTCCGGCACGCCCATGAGCTGCTTGTAGATGTAGTCGTTGTGCTCGCCCAGCCGCGGGGACGGAACAGGCTGACCGGGCGTAAACGGCCCGACGCGCCAGGGCGTGCGGTACATCGTCTCCTTGCCGAACAGGTAGTGCTCCAGATCAAAGTGGGTGGGCCGGGCCTTGAAATGCGGGTCCTGCAGCCGCTCCTCCGTGTCCATGACGGGCATGGCCGCAACGCCCCGCTTCTGGCACGCATCCGTGACCTCATAGCCCGTGTACGCGCGGGTCCACTCACCGATGTGAGCGTCCAGACCTTTGCGGTTCTTCATCCGCTGGTACTTGTCAGCGAAGCGCTCGTCCTTCGTCCACTCCGGGTTGCCGATCACGGCGCACAGATTGCGCCATTCCTCCTCGGTGTCGCAGGCGATGCTGACCCACTTGTCGCCGCCCTTGACGGGGTATGTCCCGTGAGGCGCGAGCGTGGGGTGCGCGTTGCCCAGAGGCCCCATCACGCGCCCGTTCATTGTGTGCTCCATGATGGCTTCCATAAGGAAGGTGCTGGTGGACTCCCACGCCGACAGGTCTATCCACTGACCGACACCCGTGCGGTTGCGGTGCACCAGCGAACCCAAAATGCTGAAGGCGCAGAAAATGGCCGCGTTGAAGTCCCCGTAGGCAATGGGCGGGTCAAAAGGCTCGGTGTCGCCCGTGTAGCCGATGATGTTGTCCAGCCCGGACATGGCCATCATGGTGGTGGCGTAGGCACGCGTGTCCCGCAGGGGTCCCGTGGCGCCGCACACGGAGATGGAGCACAGGATGACATCCGGCTTGGCGCGCCGCAGCACCGGGTAGTGCAGGTTGAACTTGCGAAGCACGTCCGGAGTGAAGTTGTCAATGATGGCATCGCTGCGTTCCACCAGCTTGAGGAACAGGTCGCGGCCATCAGGCACCGTGAGGTCCAGCGTGATGCCCAGCTTGCCCCGGTTTACGGCGTGGAACCAGCCGTTGCACTCCTGCTCCGTCTCCTCCTTCGTCCGTCCCTTCTCTTTCAGGACGACTCCCGGGCCGTAGCGGAGCGGGTCGAAGCGTTGCCGCGCCTCCACCTTGATGACCTCGCAGCCCATGTCCGCGAGGAGGTTGCCTGGCATGGATCCCGCCCACGCGGTCCCCAGGTCCAGGACGCGGTAATTGGACAGAGGGCCTTTGTACGGTGCGTTCATTAGATGATCCCCTCCTCCCGGAGCTGCACCAGGCGCGTCTTCTCAATGCCGAGCATCTGGTTATAGACCTCCTCGTTGTGCTCGCCCAGCAGAGGAGCGGCGTGTTGGATGCGCCACGGCGTCGCTGAGAACTGCATGGGCAGGCCGGGGTATCTGACGGGGCCGGTGTCGCTGCGGTCCACGGCGGGCAGAAAGCCGCGCGCCTCGATCTGAGCGTTGTCCATGGACTCGCCGATGTTGTAGACGGGGCAGAAGGGCACGCGCCTCTCCTGGCACGCTTTGAACGCCTCCTCCCGCGTCCGCTCCATGAACCAGGGAGCCGTGAGGGCGTCTACCTCTTCCCTGTACTCAGCCGCCATCTTCCGCCGGTCGCGGTAACGCGGGTTCTTGGCCCATTCCGGGTTGCCCATCAGCTCCAGGAACTTCAGCCACTGGGCGAGCTGGGGCGCGTTCGCATACATGTAGCCGTCCTTGACCTTCGTGAACCCCACGGGGTACGTCAGGCG
This genomic interval carries:
- the amrB gene encoding AmmeMemoRadiSam system protein B, encoding MRKPAVAGAFYPATPDALRSLLGWCRGHRFGPRDAASTAVHRALGANDRRLLGLVCPHAGYVYSGPVAAHAYARLSRAPRPDLVVVLGPDHRGAGKSAATSPDDAWETPLGVTRVDRRASDRLEALAPFVRPDRRAHFNEHSIEVHVPFLQAIYGDAVPFLPILVTRQDARTCQRLGDALARALEGRQAVIIASCDFTHYEPAAVATERDRLAIAPILGLDAAGFVQAVRTQGVTCCGPGPIVAMLSAATRLGATQARLLAYGTSADTSGDASSVVGYAAIEVTA
- a CDS encoding LLM class flavin-dependent oxidoreductase — its product is MKVKLGVHIPPDGPLTEYARWASEVEPSGFVALGIADSQCLRRDVYPAMTIAALHTKHIRIGPRVTNPLTRHPTVTASCIAAIDELSGGRAFMGIGGGESSVFNAGLPAATIAQIREYSLTVRDLLIKGEAMYQGKPCKLSWAHRRVPIYVAASGPKNLRMAGEIADGIIVGSGLTPEVIADARQRIREGAESAGRRIEDIDIWWMVIAANVDTDRRAAVREVLSSLAGGARMIMRFGSQGKNIPERYLGAMRKLDVAYAPSQHVVRSGAQPNAQLVESLGLTDYLAERFSLAGTPDDVLEKIKRCVDAGADQLWISNHSVDKMGFMKRWATQINARL
- a CDS encoding Lrp/AsnC family transcriptional regulator; its protein translation is MPRTRARRRTRAHALDELDYKILLRLQANGRESNAEIARVLDVSEGTIRRRIKRLIDDDVIRVTAVPNPWKIGFEAVALIGLQVELDKMDQVANKLAEMSEVHFVSLTTGTYDIFIWVMVPTAEDLGSFIKTKLAGITGITRSETFINLEIRKRTFGWLS
- a CDS encoding CoA transferase yields the protein MNAPYKGPLSNYRVLDLGTAWAGSMPGNLLADMGCEVIKVEARQRFDPLRYGPGVVLKEKGRTKEETEQECNGWFHAVNRGKLGITLDLTVPDGRDLFLKLVERSDAIIDNFTPDVLRKFNLHYPVLRRAKPDVILCSISVCGATGPLRDTRAYATTMMAMSGLDNIIGYTGDTEPFDPPIAYGDFNAAIFCAFSILGSLVHRNRTGVGQWIDLSAWESTSTFLMEAIMEHTMNGRVMGPLGNAHPTLAPHGTYPVKGGDKWVSIACDTEEEWRNLCAVIGNPEWTKDERFADKYQRMKNRKGLDAHIGEWTRAYTGYEVTDACQKRGVAAMPVMDTEERLQDPHFKARPTHFDLEHYLFGKETMYRTPWRVGPFTPGQPVPSPRLGEHNDYIYKQLMGVPETERGRLRESGVI